The following coding sequences lie in one Candidatus Poribacteria bacterium genomic window:
- a CDS encoding ABC transporter ATP-binding protein yields MGGDLYEYSDEEQDLGKVYDRVLMKRLLAYLKPYKFQLFIIGFLMVGSALSQLAGPFLMQLAIDEYINPGISEGLSTIAILYVLALISVFVFGYFEEYRTQMIGQHVMHDLRQTLFSHLQRLDVQFFDKNPVGRLMTRVMGDVQVLNELFASGVITIFANLLRIIGIVVVMLLYNWKLALVTFAVIPIIFGATLVYQIYSRRAFREQRKQLARINAFLQENIVGMTTMKLFAQERRSHLRFNERNRRYLAANLKSIFYFSIFHPLIEVTASLATAVIIWYGGGQIIQNTLTFGVLVMFMGYAQQFFWPIRELSEKYTIFQNAMASSERIFQLLDTQPTIISTTPKKGTQGLKGEIEFRNVWFAYNEDDYVLRDVSFKVKPGEKVALVGHTGAGKTSIINLLCRFYEINKGQILIDGVDIREMNLEDLRSAISIVQQNIFLFSDSIERNITLGDPSISPEQVANASKNVHLDRFIQKMPDLYGTEIKEDGAGLSVGQKQLVAFARALASDPSVLILDEATSSVDTETEILIEDALKRLMEDRTSVVIAHRLSTIQNADRIIVMHRGEIRETGTHNELLQQEGIYYRLYQLQYKGQETKKGL; encoded by the coding sequence ATGGGAGGCGACCTATACGAATATAGCGATGAGGAGCAAGACCTCGGAAAAGTCTATGACCGAGTGTTGATGAAACGCCTTCTGGCGTACCTCAAACCTTACAAATTCCAGCTGTTCATCATCGGATTTCTTATGGTGGGGAGTGCGCTGTCGCAATTGGCGGGCCCGTTTCTGATGCAGCTTGCGATTGACGAGTATATTAACCCCGGTATATCAGAAGGATTAAGTACAATCGCTATTCTTTACGTGTTGGCATTGATTAGTGTGTTTGTGTTTGGTTACTTTGAAGAGTATCGCACACAGATGATCGGACAACATGTAATGCACGATCTCCGTCAGACCCTTTTTTCGCATTTACAACGCTTGGACGTACAGTTTTTTGATAAAAATCCGGTCGGTAGATTGATGACCCGCGTTATGGGAGATGTTCAAGTCCTCAACGAACTCTTTGCCTCCGGTGTAATTACTATCTTTGCGAATCTGCTCCGTATCATCGGGATTGTCGTGGTGATGCTTCTCTATAATTGGAAGCTTGCACTCGTGACATTCGCAGTAATCCCAATCATCTTCGGCGCGACGCTTGTCTACCAGATCTATTCGCGTCGTGCCTTCCGAGAACAACGTAAGCAGCTTGCACGAATCAATGCTTTTCTACAAGAAAACATCGTCGGTATGACAACCATGAAGCTGTTCGCACAAGAACGACGGAGCCATCTCCGCTTCAACGAGCGTAACCGGAGATACCTCGCTGCCAACCTGAAGAGCATTTTCTATTTTTCGATCTTTCACCCGCTAATAGAGGTCACAGCATCGCTCGCAACAGCCGTGATTATCTGGTATGGCGGCGGGCAAATTATACAAAACACGCTGACCTTTGGGGTACTGGTGATGTTCATGGGCTACGCGCAACAGTTCTTCTGGCCCATCCGCGAGTTGAGCGAAAAATATACCATCTTCCAAAACGCTATGGCATCCTCGGAACGGATTTTTCAACTCCTTGATACACAACCGACTATCATTTCTACCACTCCTAAAAAAGGTACCCAAGGGCTGAAAGGTGAGATTGAATTCCGAAATGTCTGGTTTGCCTATAATGAGGATGACTATGTTCTACGGGATGTCTCGTTCAAGGTGAAACCGGGGGAGAAGGTTGCGCTCGTAGGGCATACGGGTGCGGGGAAAACCTCTATCATCAACCTGCTCTGTAGGTTCTATGAGATCAATAAAGGGCAAATCCTGATTGATGGTGTCGATATCCGTGAGATGAACTTAGAGGATCTGCGGAGTGCCATCAGCATTGTGCAACAGAACATCTTCCTTTTTTCAGATTCAATTGAGCGGAATATCACGCTGGGGGATCCGTCAATTTCACCGGAGCAGGTGGCGAATGCATCAAAGAATGTACATTTGGATAGGTTTATCCAGAAGATGCCCGATCTCTACGGGACGGAGATTAAAGAAGATGGGGCGGGGTTATCGGTTGGGCAGAAGCAGCTGGTTGCCTTCGCGCGTGCGTTAGCCTCGGATCCGAGTGTACTTATCCTTGACGAAGCGACCTCAAGCGTTGACACCGAAACCGAAATCCTGATTGAGGACGCTCTGAAACGTCTGATGGAAGATCGGACATCTGTTGTCATCGCGCACCGGCTCTCGACGATTCAAAATGCGGATAGGATTATCGTGATGCACCGCGGCGAAATCCGGGAGACCGGCACGCACAACGAGTTGTTGCAACAGGAAGGTATCTATTATCGGTTGTATCAGTTGCAGTATAAGGGACAGGAGACAAAAAAGGGTTTGTAG
- a CDS encoding HNH endonuclease signature motif containing protein: MSKTYVSVALRELVRTRAQNLCEYCLIREEDTYFGCQVDHIISEKHGGSTHESNLAYACSYCNRNKGSDIGSIVWQTQQFCRFFNPRVDRWTDHFRLDNIRIAFLTPIGEVTSRILDFNHVDRLIEREELAALGYYPSPDALTLMT, translated from the coding sequence ATGAGTAAGACTTATGTTTCTGTTGCCCTAAGAGAATTGGTCAGAACACGTGCCCAAAATCTCTGTGAATATTGTCTAATTCGCGAAGAGGATACCTATTTCGGTTGTCAGGTAGATCACATTATTAGCGAAAAACACGGAGGATCCACTCACGAGAGTAATCTTGCCTACGCGTGTTCATATTGTAATCGCAACAAGGGAAGTGACATCGGATCTATTGTGTGGCAGACCCAGCAATTCTGTCGTTTCTTCAATCCTCGCGTTGACCGGTGGACAGACCATTTCAGATTAGATAACATCAGGATTGCTTTCCTTACACCCATCGGTGAGGTCACTTCCCGTATTTTGGATTTCAATCATGTTGACCGACTAATTGAGCGCGAGGAATTGGCTGCTCTTGGCTACTACCCATCCCCTGATGCTCTAACATTGATGACATAA
- a CDS encoding MjaI family restriction endonuclease, translating to MKIKLKNTEIQEYVNAPASAFPKYTTQLMNVANQNSQATRPRHVGQLSELIQEFPGQTFEEWVTWYQERYPDAIDEATDRIISMIENFNEAVEKIDRTLVKSWVEDLVLVKTFAGLRFQEAILKRLSEIKGCDYRLAEPHEESQGIDGFLGEEAYSIKPSTYDAMPTVAESIEVKIIFYEKKRDGVVFEIPEE from the coding sequence ATGAAAATCAAACTAAAAAATACTGAGATTCAGGAATATGTGAACGCTCCTGCTTCCGCATTTCCGAAGTACACGACCCAATTAATGAATGTCGCAAATCAAAATTCTCAAGCGACGCGACCAAGGCACGTTGGACAATTGAGCGAACTGATCCAGGAATTTCCGGGACAAACTTTTGAAGAATGGGTAACGTGGTATCAAGAACGATATCCCGATGCGATTGATGAGGCGACAGATAGAATAATCTCAATGATAGAAAACTTCAACGAGGCTGTCGAAAAAATTGACCGAACCTTGGTTAAATCATGGGTAGAAGATCTAGTGCTTGTCAAGACGTTTGCGGGACTTAGATTTCAGGAGGCGATCCTAAAAAGGTTGTCGGAAATAAAGGGTTGCGACTATCGTCTGGCAGAACCTCATGAAGAATCCCAAGGGATAGATGGGTTCCTAGGCGAAGAAGCATATTCCATCAAGCCCAGCACTTATGATGCAATGCCAACTGTAGCGGAATCCATAGAGGTGAAAATCATTTTTTACGAAAAAAAGAGGGATGGTGTGGTATTTGAAATACCGGAAGAGTAA
- a CDS encoding site-specific DNA-methyltransferase translates to MKTTHNILFQDSRNLKEIPSESVDLVVTSPPYPMIEMWDEMFGHQNSEIQNVLSCGDGRHAYELMHRILDSVWDEVFRVLKNGRFACINIGDATRTVKGNFCLYPNHARILTYLLKIGFSALPDILWRKQANTPNKFMGSGMLPAGAYVTLEHEYILIVRKGSKREFKTEVQKENRRESALFWEERNIWYSDVWMDIKGTEQKLPNTMSRLRSAAFPYDLAYRLINMYSVKGDVILDPFLGTGTTTAAAMTSGRNSIGVEIDKSFQQVICPIAHHIVDFSNTYLYDRLLRHYAFVEDRIQNSGELKYTNKHYGCPVVTSQEQFILLNNLETIQACEDNIFEVVYSMKSQDWDFKRLSEVLVADKMNLPTSPSQLNMLKTQ, encoded by the coding sequence ATGAAAACTACTCACAATATCCTTTTCCAAGATTCACGAAATTTGAAAGAAATTCCATCAGAAAGCGTTGACCTCGTCGTTACCTCGCCGCCATATCCCATGATTGAGATGTGGGATGAGATGTTTGGTCATCAGAATTCAGAGATTCAGAATGTGTTATCATGTGGTGATGGTAGACATGCTTATGAATTGATGCATAGGATTCTTGATTCTGTATGGGATGAAGTATTCAGGGTTTTAAAGAACGGTAGATTTGCCTGCATCAATATAGGCGATGCGACAAGGACGGTAAAAGGTAATTTTTGTTTATATCCCAACCACGCGAGAATTTTGACATACCTCTTAAAAATCGGGTTCTCGGCATTACCCGATATCCTCTGGCGAAAACAGGCGAACACGCCTAACAAATTTATGGGATCGGGGATGCTACCTGCAGGTGCTTACGTAACACTGGAACACGAGTATATTCTAATCGTCAGAAAAGGTTCCAAAAGAGAATTTAAAACAGAGGTGCAAAAAGAAAATAGACGTGAAAGTGCTTTGTTTTGGGAAGAGCGGAATATCTGGTATTCAGATGTTTGGATGGATATTAAGGGAACGGAGCAGAAACTTCCGAATACGATGTCGCGATTGAGAAGTGCAGCATTTCCTTATGATTTGGCGTATCGACTGATCAATATGTATTCTGTGAAAGGTGATGTGATACTTGATCCGTTTCTGGGGACAGGCACCACGACTGCAGCTGCGATGACATCAGGACGCAATAGTATCGGTGTTGAGATTGACAAGAGTTTTCAACAGGTTATTTGTCCGATTGCGCACCATATCGTTGATTTTTCAAACACTTATTTGTACGATAGATTGCTAAGACATTATGCGTTTGTCGAGGATAGGATCCAAAACTCGGGAGAGTTGAAGTATACAAACAAGCATTACGGTTGTCCGGTGGTGACAAGCCAAGAGCAGTTTATTTTGTTGAATAACTTAGAAACAATTCAAGCATGTGAAGATAATATCTTTGAAGTTGTATATTCAATGAAATCACAAGATTGGGATTTCAAGCGTCTTTCAGAAGTCTTGGTCGCGGATAAAATGAACCTTCCCACAAGCCCATCTCAACTCAATATGTTGAAGACACAGTGA
- a CDS encoding aspartyl protease family protein produces MEHTTRIELENLKDLHFAEAGIINSEDVRRLTIENALVDTGATGLCLPKSLIEQLGLTPLRTTRAQTANGIAERTIYSEVQYTVLERSDSIKVTDLPEDAPVLVGHMILEALDLCVDMRKGLIHNPAHGGAWTIKIL; encoded by the coding sequence ATGGAACATACAACACGAATTGAACTTGAAAATCTAAAAGATCTGCATTTCGCAGAAGCAGGCATTATTAACTCCGAAGATGTGCGACGACTCACCATCGAAAATGCTCTTGTTGATACCGGTGCAACAGGACTTTGTTTACCTAAATCGCTTATTGAGCAACTTGGACTCACCCCACTTAGAACAACGAGAGCACAGACCGCAAATGGTATTGCGGAACGCACTATTTATTCAGAGGTACAATATACCGTCCTGGAACGAAGTGACTCTATTAAGGTAACAGACCTGCCTGAGGATGCTCCCGTCCTTGTTGGACACATGATCTTAGAAGCTCTTGACCTCTGTGTTGATATGAGAAAAGGATTGATTCACAATCCAGCACACGGCGGCGCGTGGACAATAAAAATCCTCTGA
- a CDS encoding 4-phosphopantoate--beta-alanine ligase, translating to MSDVPKTHPRYLSLTLRDTIVAGVEQGITSIHGLIAHGRGEAFDYLIGEATQPFAIEAIHAAAAMLCLAEHPVISVNGNVAALAPEALIQLGQVLNAPLEVNIFHTETRREERIREYLLKHGAPDVLMPTTDAQLSYIDSNRKFVHPEGIFKADVVFVPLEDGDRCEALRKMGKEVVTVDLNPMSRTAKQASITIVDNVVRALPLLCDEIRNSNNSTAQDTLKKYSNAAVLQKALQHISRSGNGN from the coding sequence TTGAGCGACGTTCCGAAAACACATCCCCGATACCTTTCCCTCACACTCCGAGATACCATCGTTGCAGGCGTAGAACAAGGGATTACCTCTATCCACGGACTCATCGCGCATGGACGTGGGGAGGCGTTTGATTACCTCATCGGGGAGGCGACACAACCGTTCGCAATTGAGGCGATTCATGCTGCGGCAGCGATGCTCTGTCTGGCAGAACACCCCGTCATCTCTGTCAACGGAAATGTGGCGGCGTTGGCACCCGAAGCACTTATCCAACTGGGGCAAGTCCTGAACGCGCCGTTAGAGGTGAACATCTTTCACACGGAAACGCGACGGGAAGAGAGGATCCGAGAGTATCTCCTAAAGCACGGTGCCCCAGATGTGCTGATGCCTACAACCGATGCGCAACTCTCCTATATTGACTCCAACCGGAAGTTTGTGCATCCAGAGGGAATCTTTAAAGCGGATGTCGTCTTCGTGCCGCTGGAGGACGGTGACCGATGTGAGGCACTCCGAAAGATGGGCAAGGAGGTCGTGACTGTCGATCTGAACCCGATGTCGCGCACCGCAAAGCAAGCGAGTATCACAATTGTGGATAACGTTGTGCGGGCACTGCCCCTGTTATGCGACGAGATTCGGAACTCCAACAATTCTACAGCACAGGATACCCTGAAAAAATACAGCAACGCAGCGGTGCTACAGAAGGCGTTACAGCATATCAGCAGGAGCGGGAATGGAAACTAA
- a CDS encoding type II toxin-antitoxin system HigB family toxin: protein MEIIDQQKLAEFAQKHSTSRSGLLRWLGLMQQRDFSSINELRETFPHADLAKKEIPAQPRQQVPYDNREMIFTVFNIGGNKARLIAIIRYESQQVFIHKVLTHAEYDAWNRRG, encoded by the coding sequence ATGGAAATTATTGACCAACAAAAACTCGCTGAATTTGCCCAAAAACATTCAACTTCCAGATCAGGACTTCTCCGTTGGCTTGGATTGATGCAACAAAGGGATTTCAGTTCAATCAATGAATTGCGAGAAACGTTTCCGCACGCGGACTTGGCGAAAAAAGAAATACCTGCACAACCAAGGCAGCAGGTTCCATACGATAACCGAGAAATGATATTTACAGTTTTCAACATTGGCGGTAACAAAGCGCGACTTATTGCAATTATACGATATGAATCTCAGCAAGTTTTCATTCATAAAGTGCTAACACACGCTGAGTACGATGCTTGGAACAGAAGGGGATAA
- a CDS encoding tetratricopeptide repeat protein: MSTITRTPQNILSTFTPFGPPILSAQGFPKRVLPPSAQPFAKAFIDIAPYPESAAQWLISLLNLLIAIANRNEDLNRVMITETEYQKLSVILDDLIYGVGDDENHPLSAAMTLVGVLMKTYEDQHFPKLVDLYPELAKEVSAKITGENKKVSAPVLAQSETDFFFAFLSIACLLWKGGKMKKAISAYNAAIRIDPDYASVYAGRGEAKSSLNDLMGAKADLYRALELAEKQKEKDFSIAIEERLQELDVVESVIEYFSEPKFAKFSTLRECEIQMGKIHSRADIVLCDTEGNFVAIAECKLPASVNYGPDQLQSYLCATDTPFGFLASETNRDSWIFYENLRHNRFRQIDRSDFEKRVLE, from the coding sequence ATGTCAACTATAACGCGAACGCCACAAAATATATTGTCAACGTTTACGCCGTTTGGGCCACCAATCTTAAGCGCGCAAGGTTTCCCAAAGCGAGTGTTACCTCCATCGGCACAACCTTTCGCTAAAGCATTCATTGATATTGCTCCTTATCCGGAAAGCGCAGCACAATGGTTGATAAGTTTACTAAATCTGCTCATCGCTATCGCGAATCGGAACGAAGACCTTAATCGCGTTATGATAACAGAAACCGAATACCAAAAACTTTCAGTAATCTTGGACGATTTAATCTATGGTGTCGGTGATGATGAAAATCACCCTTTGTCGGCAGCAATGACATTGGTTGGTGTACTTATGAAAACGTACGAAGATCAGCACTTCCCAAAGTTGGTGGATCTCTATCCGGAACTAGCCAAAGAGGTATCTGCTAAAATAACTGGCGAAAACAAAAAAGTCTCTGCCCCCGTGTTGGCGCAGAGCGAGACAGATTTCTTCTTTGCTTTTCTCTCTATTGCCTGCCTTCTTTGGAAAGGAGGCAAGATGAAAAAGGCTATTTCTGCTTATAACGCGGCAATCCGTATAGACCCGGATTATGCCAGCGTTTATGCTGGGCGTGGCGAAGCAAAATCCAGTCTGAATGACCTTATGGGGGCAAAGGCAGATCTCTATCGAGCATTGGAATTGGCAGAAAAGCAGAAAGAAAAAGATTTTAGCATTGCTATTGAGGAGCGACTGCAAGAACTTGATGTAGTAGAGTCAGTTATTGAATATTTCTCTGAACCGAAGTTTGCTAAGTTTTCTACTCTCAGAGAGTGTGAAATTCAGATGGGAAAAATTCATAGCAGAGCCGACATTGTGCTTTGTGATACAGAAGGAAATTTTGTTGCTATCGCGGAGTGCAAGTTACCGGCATCCGTGAATTATGGGCCCGATCAACTGCAGAGTTATCTCTGTGCAACTGACACGCCTTTTGGTTTTCTTGCTTCTGAGACAAATAGAGACTCGTGGATATTCTATGAGAATTTACGGCACAACCGGTTTCGGCAAATTGATCGTTCTGATTTTGAGAAGCGGGTTCTTGAGTAG
- a CDS encoding N-6 DNA methylase, giving the protein MNTTPETQVVSVPDGSIRDYVDGKARKDTPEEYVRQTIEKRLINEHKYKREQIKIEFGLKLGSRKPRADIVVFPKDSPEMTQDQVWLIVECKKESVEPRNRKDGVDQLKSYMSACPNCEWGMWTNGKYKEVLRKVKVEGKYEFQEYNDIPAADGSLEDIDRPNRKTLKKAYEDNLLMVFRTCHNHIYVTDGLQKQPAFFELLKLIFCKTLDEQNVGRSLEFYTTSGERSSPDGQLTVKNRISGIFEKVKRKHPQIFEANDEIKLKPRSLAWVVSELQPYYLIDTHVDVKGKAYEELVGSNLRGDRGEFFTPRNIMDMAVKMINPKRDEKVCDTSCGTGGFLVMAMNHVIEKLKSEVEVDFGKPEGQWEQHERSVVREKIDEIASSNFYGFDINPDLVKATKMNMVMNNDGSGNIFQNDSLLPPHEWSLDLKKQLADALNIDADGIKNANTIEFFDVIVTNPPFGSKIPIKDGHILEQFQIGYIWRNEQYNIGGQTGWSISSDLQTSAPPEQLFIERCLQFLKPGGRLAIVLPDSILGNPGLGYIRHWLIERTRIIASIDLHEDAFQPGNGTQTSVLILQKKSEEEIIAEKLSGIKPYNIFMAVVDKVGHDKRGNTLFKRDEQGNEIWVSEDPDVSEIGEVAESEFIYETESRVRIIDDQSREVPAVFDQWKQEEGIAW; this is encoded by the coding sequence GTGAACACAACCCCTGAAACACAAGTTGTCAGTGTCCCCGACGGTTCCATCCGTGATTATGTTGATGGAAAAGCCCGTAAGGATACGCCGGAAGAATATGTCCGCCAGACGATTGAAAAAAGACTGATCAACGAGCACAAATATAAACGCGAACAGATCAAAATTGAGTTCGGTTTGAAACTGGGTTCTCGTAAACCGCGCGCTGATATTGTTGTATTTCCAAAAGACAGCCCGGAAATGACGCAGGATCAGGTGTGGTTGATTGTTGAATGCAAAAAAGAGAGTGTAGAGCCGAGAAATAGGAAAGACGGCGTTGACCAACTGAAATCTTACATGAGTGCCTGCCCGAATTGTGAATGGGGCATGTGGACAAACGGCAAGTATAAAGAGGTGTTAAGAAAAGTAAAAGTAGAAGGAAAATATGAATTTCAGGAATACAATGATATTCCCGCTGCTGATGGTTCTTTAGAGGATATTGACAGACCGAACCGCAAGACATTGAAAAAGGCTTATGAAGATAACCTTTTGATGGTTTTCAGAACTTGTCATAATCACATTTATGTAACTGATGGTCTGCAAAAACAACCCGCGTTTTTTGAATTATTAAAACTTATCTTTTGTAAAACACTTGATGAGCAGAATGTTGGTCGATCTCTGGAGTTTTACACGACCTCAGGAGAACGTTCCTCTCCGGATGGACAGTTAACGGTTAAAAATCGAATTTCTGGGATTTTTGAGAAGGTAAAAAGGAAACATCCACAGATTTTTGAAGCCAACGATGAAATTAAACTGAAACCTCGTTCGTTGGCGTGGGTGGTATCAGAACTTCAACCTTACTACCTAATTGATACTCATGTTGATGTTAAGGGGAAGGCGTATGAGGAATTAGTAGGATCAAATTTGAGAGGTGATAGAGGCGAATTTTTTACACCGCGAAACATTATGGACATGGCGGTTAAAATGATTAACCCAAAGCGAGATGAAAAGGTTTGTGATACTTCATGCGGCACAGGCGGTTTCTTAGTTATGGCAATGAACCATGTCATTGAAAAACTAAAAAGTGAAGTTGAGGTGGATTTTGGCAAGCCAGAAGGTCAGTGGGAACAGCATGAGAGAAGCGTGGTAAGAGAGAAAATAGATGAGATTGCATCGTCAAATTTCTATGGTTTTGACATCAACCCTGATCTGGTCAAAGCCACGAAAATGAACATGGTAATGAATAATGATGGCAGCGGTAATATCTTTCAAAACGATTCACTCTTACCTCCACATGAATGGTCATTAGATCTCAAGAAGCAGTTAGCAGACGCGTTAAATATTGACGCAGATGGGATCAAAAACGCTAATACTATTGAATTCTTTGATGTTATCGTTACGAATCCACCATTTGGTAGTAAAATCCCTATTAAGGATGGGCACATTCTTGAACAATTTCAGATCGGTTATATTTGGCGCAACGAACAATACAACATTGGTGGACAAACAGGATGGAGCATTTCTTCTGATCTTCAAACATCGGCACCTCCAGAGCAGCTATTTATTGAACGTTGTTTACAATTTCTCAAACCCGGGGGAAGATTGGCGATTGTTTTGCCGGATTCAATTTTAGGGAATCCAGGACTTGGCTACATTCGTCACTGGTTGATTGAAAGGACGCGAATTATTGCCAGTATAGATTTGCACGAGGATGCCTTTCAGCCCGGGAACGGAACCCAAACCTCAGTCTTGATTCTTCAGAAAAAATCTGAAGAGGAAATAATAGCAGAGAAACTCTCAGGTATTAAGCCATACAACATTTTTATGGCAGTGGTGGACAAGGTTGGCCACGATAAACGGGGTAATACCCTATTTAAACGGGACGAACAGGGTAATGAAATTTGGGTGTCAGAAGATCCCGATGTATCTGAAATAGGGGAAGTCGCGGAGAGTGAATTCATCTATGAGACCGAAAGCAGAGTCCGTATCATTGACGATCAAAGCCGTGAAGTTCCGGCTGTATTTGATCAGTGGAAACAAGAGGAGGGTATTGCATGGTAA
- a CDS encoding restriction endonuclease subunit S yields the protein MVTQLYLSLPTTEDQETQNPDFKWTTINLQEVFETNYRLEAGVYGTEGRQARQNIAHSKWDIVYLCGENGLATAYHRPRFKRIYVEKSSFPIYQPAQINELYPKPSAYISGLTQTDIDALRVKKGQVLLTCSGTIGNCTYVRDTLDNLIFSHDVIRIEPKEYSGFIYAFLKSKIGFSIINTNNYGAVVKHIEPEHLNHVPIPNPPVALKQEIHDLIEESFKLRDESNELMDAAQSLLKTELKLPTIEVLIEQAEKFNRTVEVLNYSVSSSEVIDRLDGTYYDSVVKAIETHIAKRAKEIVKVVDGRISKSVTLPGRFKRVYVEEGNGIVFFTGKHISDLDPSDKKYLSLSQHTEKIENELIIREGMILVTSSGTLANTVLVPKHWDGWAMTHDIIRVVPVNKEISGYLYAWLSSDYARELIHRFAYGAVVRHLEKEHISQVSVPLLSDENAQQEINDTVLEANRKRTEAYNLEQQALRVLDEKVIYAR from the coding sequence ATGGTAACACAACTCTACCTTTCCTTACCAACAACGGAGGATCAAGAAACTCAAAACCCTGATTTTAAATGGACAACTATTAATCTTCAAGAAGTTTTTGAAACAAACTATCGTTTAGAGGCAGGTGTCTACGGGACTGAAGGCAGACAAGCAAGGCAAAACATAGCGCATTCCAAATGGGACATTGTTTATTTGTGTGGTGAAAATGGACTTGCTACCGCTTATCATAGACCGCGGTTTAAAAGAATATATGTAGAAAAATCAAGTTTTCCAATTTATCAACCGGCACAGATTAATGAACTGTATCCAAAACCATCTGCCTATATTTCTGGTTTGACCCAAACAGATATAGATGCCCTAAGAGTCAAAAAAGGGCAGGTTTTGTTAACCTGTTCTGGCACGATAGGAAATTGCACGTACGTCCGAGATACTTTAGACAACCTCATCTTTAGCCATGATGTAATTAGGATTGAACCTAAAGAATATAGTGGTTTTATTTACGCTTTTCTGAAATCAAAAATTGGCTTTTCTATCATAAATACCAATAACTACGGGGCAGTTGTTAAACATATTGAACCGGAACACCTAAACCATGTTCCTATTCCTAATCCACCAGTCGCTCTCAAACAGGAAATTCATGACCTAATTGAGGAATCCTTCAAATTACGAGATGAATCCAATGAATTGATGGATGCGGCGCAATCATTACTGAAAACTGAATTAAAACTGCCAACAATTGAGGTTTTGATAGAGCAAGCTGAAAAGTTTAATAGAACCGTAGAGGTTCTTAATTATTCTGTGTCTTCAAGTGAGGTAATTGATCGGTTAGATGGAACTTATTATGATTCAGTTGTAAAAGCAATTGAAACGCATATAGCGAAAAGGGCAAAAGAAATTGTTAAAGTTGTTGACGGTCGAATAAGCAAATCGGTTACCTTGCCAGGCCGATTTAAAAGAGTCTATGTTGAGGAAGGTAATGGGATTGTATTTTTCACTGGTAAGCATATTTCAGATTTAGATCCTTCTGACAAGAAATATCTATCGCTTTCACAACACACGGAGAAGATTGAAAATGAGCTTATTATCAGAGAGGGTATGATCTTAGTCACATCCAGTGGAACTCTCGCTAATACCGTATTAGTCCCAAAACATTGGGATGGGTGGGCTATGACACATGACATTATTCGCGTGGTACCAGTAAACAAAGAAATTTCAGGTTATCTGTATGCTTGGTTGTCAAGCGATTATGCTCGTGAATTAATTCACAGATTTGCTTATGGTGCTGTGGTGAGACATTTGGAAAAAGAACATATTTCCCAAGTCAGTGTTCCATTATTGAGTGATGAAAACGCACAGCAGGAAATAAATGACACGGTTTTGGAAGCCAATCGGAAACGCACTGAAGCCTATAACTTGGAACAGCAAGCATTGAGGGTGCTTGATGAGAAGGTTATCTATGCGCGGTGA